TCGGCGTCGTCGCGATCATTTCCCCTTGGAATTTCCCTGTCGCCACCGCGTCCTGGAAGATTGCGCCGGCGCTGGCCTTCGGCAATGCGGTGGTCTGGAAACCGGCCAGCATTACCCCCGCCAGCGCCTGGGCGCTGACCGAGATCATCAGCCGGCAGGCGATCCCGGAAGGCCTGTTCAACCTGGTGATGGGGTCAGGATCGACGATCGGCCGCGAGCTTGCCGCCAATGCCGACATTCAAGGGCTGAGCTTCACCGGTTCGGGCGCCGTCGGCTCCGGCATAGCCGCGCTCGCGGCGGCGCGGTTCGTGAAGCTGCAGCTCGAAATGGGATCGAAGAATCCCTTCGTGATCATGGACGACGCAGACCTCGATCGCGCGGTCGACCTTGCCGTGAACGGCGCCTTTGGCGGGACAGGCCAGAAATGCACTGCCTCGTCGCGCCTGATCGTGCAGCGGCCGATCCATGACGCCTTTGTCGAGAAATTGCTGGCGAAAACCAGGGCCTTGAAGGTCGGCCATGCGCTTGAGGCGGGCGTCCAGATGGGACCTGTCGTCAGCGCAGAGCAGCTCTCGGCCAATCTCGATTATGTGACGCTCGGCATCAGCGAGGGCGCCGAGCTTGCTACCGGCGGCGAGGCGCTCGACCTGGCACATAACGGGCACTACATGGCGCCGGCCGTCTTCCTCAACGGGCGCTCGCGCATGCGCATCAACCAGGAGGAGATGTTCGCGCCGATCACCTGCGTGATGACGGCCGACGATCTCGACGAGGCGATCTTCCTCGCCAACGACACGCCCTATGGGCTGACGGCCGGCATCGCCACGCGCTCCCTGGCGCGCGCGACGAAATTCCGCCACGCCTCGCGCTCGGGCTGCGTCATGGTCAACCTGGCGACCGCCGGCACTGACTATCACGTGCCGTTCGGCGGCGTTCGCGCCTCGAGCTACGGCCCGCGTGAGCAGGGACGTTCGGCGGTCGAGTTCTACACCCAGGTCAAGACGTCCTACATCCATGCGGGCGCGGGCGAATGACCGGCGACGCGCCGCAAGTGCTCATCGACGGGCTGCAATATTGCAACTGGTCGCGCGAAATTTTCCAGGAGATGCGCCGGGGCGGGCTGACCGCGGTCCATGCCACGGTCGGCTATCACGAAGGTTTTCGCGAGACGGTGCGCCATCTGGTGGATTGGCGCACACGCTTCCGCGACAATGAGGATCTCATCCTTCTGGCGCGCGACGCCGGCGACATCGAGCGGGCGCGAGCCTCGAACCGGACGGCTATTTTCCTCGGGCTGCAAAACCCGATGCCGATCGAGGACGACATCGGCCTGATGGAAATGCTCTTCGATCTCGGCATCCGTTTCATGCAGCTCACCTACAACAACCAGTCGCTGCTCGGCTGCGGCTGGATGGAGAAGGAAGACAGCGGCGTGACGCGGATGGGGCGCGAGGCGATCGCCGAGATGAACCGGCTCGGCATGATCATCGATCTGTCGCATGCGGGCGAGCGGACGACGCTGGAGGCGATCGCGCTCTCTGAGCGTCCGGTGGTCATCAGCCACGCCAACCCGCGCTGGCTCCGCGACAGCAATCGCAGTGTGTCCAAGGAGGTATTGCAGGCATTGCGCGAAAGGGAAGGGCTGCTCGGCCTCTCGCTCTATTCACTGCATCTTCCGAACGGCTCGGACACGACACTCGATCAATTTGGCAAGATGGCCGGGGAAGCGGCTGAAATCATGGGAGCGGAGCATCTCGGCATCGGCTCGGATCTCTGCCAGGACCAGCCCGACAGCATCCTGCGCTGGATGCGCGAGGGTCGCTGGACCCGCGAGGTCCAAGCCGCTGCAAGCTTCCCGACTCAGCCGTCCTGGTTCGGATCGAACCTCGATTTTCCCGGGCTTTCGCAGGGCCTACTCGCGGCGGGCTTCGACGAGACGGGAACATCCTTTGTGCTCGGCGGCGCCTGGAATCGCTTCATCCGGGACAGCCTGCCTTCCGCTGGCTGAATGCCGCGCTATTCTGCCGGCTTGTCGTCCGGGTGGCCAAGCTCGCAGAACCAGCCGCCGAGATATTTCACCGAGGGTCTCTTCGGATCGGGAATAGGCGTCTTCGCCTCGACGGCGGCGCGGTACGGCTCGGCGCTGTCCTGCGGGATGAAGCCGAGATGGCCGGCGCCGCTGTTGTCGACCATCTTCAGCTTGTTGTCGGATATGCCGAAGGAGATGGTGTGTCCGACGCGCGGCGCGGTGAGCGACGCCTCGACCAGGCGCACGCAGTCGGCGAAGGAGAGATAAGACCACAGCATGCGGCGATCGGCCGGTTCGGGGAAAGACGAGAAGATGCGCAGGCACACCGTCTCGATGCCGAACTTGTCCCAATAGAGCCTGCTCAGGCTCTCGACGAAATTCTTCGAAACGCCATAGAGGCTGTCGGGGCGCACGGGCGCGTCGACGCTGATATGCGCCTCGATCTCGTGATAGCCGATGGCATGCACCGAGGAGGCGTAGATGACGCGCTTCACCCCATGTTTCCGGGCGCCTTCATAGATGTGGTAGGAGCCGCGGATGCTGGAATCCAAGATGGTCTGCCATTCGCATTCGAGGGGCGCGCCGCCGAAATGCACGATCGCGTCGCAGTCCTTGGTCGCTGCGATCGTGGCTTCCATGTCGGCGAGATCGAAGACTGCTTCCTCTTCGTGGGGCGCAAGATCGCCGAAGGGCTCGCGGCCCGCGAGGCGGATGGTCCTGGCGAGCGGCACCAGCCCCTTGCGCAACTGCGAGCCGAGCCGGCCGGCGGCGCCGGTGATCAGGATACGTTCATAATGCGGCATCGTTTACTCCACTTGCGCGACGGCGGCTTTGACCCGCGCGATCGCCTCGGTCGACAGGCGCGAGGCAACATAGCTCATTGGTCGTTCTCCGTAATGTAACCCTTGGAACGGTCATTGGCCCGCGCGGCCACGCTGCGCCTGGCCGGATCGCCATAGCCGCCGCCGCCCGGCAGTTCCAGGATCAGCCTGCGTCCAGCCGGCACATGCTGCCAGCCCTTGGGGCGCATCTTTGTGCCGTTATCGAGCTTGACGACGCCCGCGACGCCGGGCTTGCCGCCTTCGCGACCCTGGGCCGGATGGTTGACGCGGTCGAACATCGCCGAGAAATCGAATTCGTGGCCTTCGGTCGCCTCGATCTCGATGACCTGTCCGAGACCGCCGCGGAATTCGCCGTCGCCGCCGGAGTCCGGCCGCAGTTCCTTGCGCCAGATGACGATCGGGCCGGTATGCTCGGTCGCCTCAATCGGCATCGTGTGCACGCCGGACGGGAAGGCCGTCGCCGACAAGCCGTCCAGTTCGGGGCGGGCGCCCATGCCGCCGGAGTTGAACATCAGCACTTCGGCGCGGCGGCCGGAACCGCCGGCGACGGGTCGCACGGAAATGTGGATGTTCCAGAGCGCCCCGGCGCCTTCGGCGAGGATTTTTCCGGGCAACGCCTTGGAGAACGCGCCCAGCACGAGATCGGGAACCATGTGGCCGAAGATGTGCCTGAGCGCCACCGGCGCCGGCCGCACTGCGTTCAGGATGTTAATGGGCGACGACACGGTGAAGAAGGCGAGCGAGGCGGCATTGTTCGGAATATCCGGAGCGACCACGCATTTCAGCGCATAGCAGGCATAGGCCTTGCTGTAGATGATCGGGCAGTTGATGCCCCAGCGGCTCATCGGATCGCTGCCGGTGAAATCGACCTCGACATTGTCGTCGCGGACCGAGACCGTGGCCGACAGCTTCACCGGCGCGTCATAGCCGTCGGTCACCAGCTCGTTCGACCAGCTTCCCTTGGGCAGCGCCTTGATGCGCTCCAGCATGGCCTCGCGGGTGCGCGAGAAGATGAAGTCGCGGAGCCCGTCGAGCGAGGCAAGGCCGGTCTCCTTCATCATGTCGACGAGGCGGCGATGACCGACCTCGTTGCAGGCCGCAAGCGAATAGAAATCGCCGACCACCTGGTTCGGCTCGCGGACATTGGCGCGCAGGATGCGGACGACGTCGAGGTTGACCTTGCCCTTTTCCGCGAACTTCATGATCGGGATCTGGATACCTTCCTCATAGACCGACTTGCCGTCGGCGCCGAAGCCGCGGCCGCCGACATCGACGACATGCGCCGTGCAGGCGAAGAAGGCGACGAGCTCGCCGTTCAGGAAGGACGGCGACACCATGGTGATGTCATGCAGGTGGCCGGTGCCGAGCCATGGGTCGTTGGTGACATAGGTGTCGCCCTCGAACATCTGATCGCGCGGGATCGCGTGCATGAAATGCAGCACGGCCTCGGCCATGGTGTTGACGTGGCCGGGCGTGCCGGTGACCGCCTGGGCCAGCATCTGACCGCGCGGGTCGAACACGCCCGCTGACAGGTCGCCGGCTTCGCGCACAGAGGTGGAGAAGGCGGTGCGCAGCAAGGTCAGCGCCTGCTCCTCGACCACCGAGATCAACCGGTTCCACATGACCTGCATGCGGATTGCGCTGATATCGCTCATGACTGACTGCCTTTGCGGGTCAGGAGGATCGCTCCGTCGCTTTGGATGACGGCGTCAAAGCTGGTGGTGACGACGGTCGACGTCTCGCGCTCGACGATGACGGCGGGCCCCGCCAGGCGGTCGCCGACGCAGAGCTTGTCGCGCTCGACGATGCCATAGGTCTGTGGCGCGCCGGTCGCCGGTTCGAACACGGCCCGGGTCGTTATCGGTTCGCTCTTCTTCCTGCCGGTGGTGAGTTCATGCCGCGTCACGGCCGGACGAACGTCCGTCGCCTTGACCGACCAGGTGACGATCTCGATCTCCAGCCCGTCGAGCCCTTCGATGGCCCGGCCGAAGAAGCGCTGATAGCTGGTCTCGAACAGATCCTTGAGCTTGGCGACTGCATCCTCGCCGAACGGTTCGTCGACCAACGGCACGGGGATTTCCCAGCCCTGGCCAGCATAGCGCATGAAGGCGGTGATCTCGCAGACGATCCTGCCGCTGGCGCCGCTGCGCACAAACCCCTCTGCGGAGGCCTTGAGGTCGGCGAGCAGGGCGTTGACCTCGGCCGGCTTGAAGCGCGACAGGCGCGTCAGCCTGGACGCCAGCGCCTCATAGCCGAACGGCGCTTTCAGGAAGCCGATCGCCGAGCCGACGCCGGCGCCGCGCGGCACGATGCACTGGTCGATGCCGAGCTTTTCGCAGAGCCTCGCCGCGTGCAGGGGTGCCGCGCCGCCGAAGGCGATCATCAGATTGTCGGAGATGTTCTTGCCGTTCTCGACGGCGTGGACGCGAGCGGCGTTCGCCATGTTCTCGTCCACGACCTCGCAGATGCCGAAGGCCGTCGCCAAGGCATTCAGCGACAGGCGCTCGCCGACATCGCGCAGGATCGCCCGTTCGGACGCTGCCGTGTCGAGCTTGATCGCGCCGCCGGCGAAATTGTCGGGGTCGAGTTTGCCGAGCACCAGGTCGGCGTCGGTGATTGCGGGACGTTTGCCGCCGCGGCCGTAGCAGGCAGGGCCGGGCTCAGAGCCGGCGCTTTCCGGCCCGGTCTGAATGCGGCCCATTGCGTCGACCCAGGCGATGGAGCCGCCGCCGGCGCCGATCTCGATCATCTCGATGACCGGGATGGAGATCGGCATGCCCGAGCCTTTTGAGAAGCGATAGGTGCGCGCCACCTCGAAGGTTCGCGCCGTGCGCGGCGCAAAATCCTCGATCAGGCAGATTTTTGCGGTGGTGCCGCCCATGTCGTAGGAGACGACCTTTTCCAGGCCGAAGCGACGGGCGATATCGGCGGCGAAAATCGCGCCACCCGCCGGGCCGGACTCGACCAGCCGTACCGGGAATTCCGAAGCGGTCTCCACCGAGATCAGGCCGCCGCCCGAATGGATCATGAAGACGGGGCACTCGGCGCCCATGTCTTTCAGCCGTGTCTGCAGGCGCGCGAGATAGTCGGCCATCTGCGGCCGCACATAGGCGTTGGCTGAGACCGTGTTGAAACGCTCGAACTCGCGCATCTGCGGCGAGACTTCGGCGCTGATCGAAATCGGAATAGTCAGCTTCCTGGAGAGGATCTCGCGCGCCCGGCGCTCGTGGTCCGGATTGGCGTAGGCATGGATGAAACCGATCGCCACCGAGCCGAAATTGCCGGCCGCGATCCGGTCGGCGATCGATTCGAGGGTGGCTTCGTCGAGCGGCTGCAGTTCCTGGCCCTCGGCGCCGATGCGGCCCTTGACGGTAAAGCGGTGCTCGCGCGGGATCAGCGGCGTCGGCAGTTGCAGGTTGAGATCATATTGCTCGAAGCGGTTTTCCGTCCGCATCTCGATCACATCGCGAAAACCTTCGGTCGTGACCAGAGCGGTTTTCGCCCCGCGTCGCTCGATCAGCGCGTTGGTGGCAAGCGTGGTGCCGTGGATGATGATGCCGATCTCGGCCGCCGAAATGCCGGCATCGCGGATGACCATGTCGATGCCGTCAAGTATCGCCTGCTCGGGCGCCGCATAATTGGTCAGCACCTTGGTTGAAAACATCTCTCCCCTGACATCGAGCGCGATGTCGGTGAAAGTGCCGCCAATGTCCGCGCCAAGGCGGATGTCGTCTGCTCGGGAGGTCATGCCATGGCCTCAGGGAAGAGAATGCTGCGTCACACACTTAGCGGCAAGCGAACCGGGCTTGCCTTTCGGCTTATACCTGAACTCCAGCGGGCCGATGCGAAATCAAGAAATGCAGCTCATTCGAAAGTTCTTCTTTCCTGTCTCCCGCGCCGGAACGTTGGTCTCGCGGCACTTGTCAGTCCGAAAGCGGAGTCGGTTTCGGCAGGGAAACCTTGAGGTCGCTGCGCCAGTCTTGCTGGGCCAGCCATCGATGAAGCGCGGCCACGGGCTTGACGCGCAGATGCCCGCGCGGAACGACGAGATAGAACCCGGGAACTTCTTCCGGCCGCATATCGGCAATGGCCTCGCGGCCGATCGGCGCGACCAGCGCGCCGGAGCGGAAGTCCTCCTCGGCGTCGATCACGGAGACCAGGCCCACACCGATGCCTTGCAGGGTCGCCCGGCGCATCGTCGCCGCATCGTCGAAGCTGACGCTGCGGTCGCCGTCGGTCAGCGCCACGCCCAGGTGCCGCAATATGTCCGGCCACAGTCGCTTCGACTTGACCGTGTCGAGCAACGTGAACTTCGTCAGGTCCTGCGGCGACTTGATCTTCTCGCCGATCGCCGGCGTGCAGCAGATGATCTTCGGGTCCGGCACCAGGAGCGTCACCTCATAGTCCGGCCAGTTGCCGTAGCCCCACTGCACCGCCATGTCGATGTCGTCGCGACCGAAGTCGGGCAGGTCGACCATCGTCGTCAGGCGCAGGTCGGCGCCAGGCAGTATCTCGCGGAACAGCGACAGCCTCGGCAGCAGGTAGTGCGTGGCGAAGTATGGACTGGCGTTGAGGTTGATGCGGTCCCGGTGGTTCGACTTGGTGACGCGACGAACGCCTTCGGAAAACTCCTCGAAGCCGGCCTTCACGTAATGCGAAAGAAGGATCGCCGACTCGGTCAGTTCGATCGAGCGGCCCTTGCGCTCGAACAGCGTCACCTGCAGCGTGTCTTCCAACAGCTTGATCTGCTGGCCGACGGCCTGCGGCGTGACCAGAAGCTCGTCGGCAGCCTGCCTAAAGCTCTTGTGCTGCGCGACGGCGTGGAAGACGCGAAGCGCATTGAGCGAAGGAAGGCGAAGCTTGCCGCTCATCGTAAGTCCGCCTCCTTCCGTTCGAGACCCGTATCATGCACCGCCGAACCTCAACAGCCGCTGGCTATCGAAATGATTCTAAGCGTAGATGTAACCACCTGAAACAATGACGTTTTCGCCGGTCATGTAGGTGTTCTTCGGACCTCCGGTCATCAACACCCATTCGGCAATCTCGGTCGGCTCGGCGCCGCGCCCGAGCGGGCTTGCCTTGGCCAGTTCTTCCAGGAAGCCGAGGGCCTTCGCCTTCTCGGTGGCCATGCCGGCCGGCGCCACGGAGTTCACCAGGATGCCGTCCTTGGCGACGTGATGGGCAAAGGAGCGCGTCAGGCTGACGACGGCTGCCTTGGTCGCCGCATAATGGGCGTTCTGGGGATGCGCCTTGAAGGCGTCAACCGAGGTCAGATTGACGATGCGGCCGCGCACCTCGGCTTTCGGCTCCTGCGTCTGCATGTGGCGAACCGCTGCCACCATCATGTGGTAGGTGCCCTTGATGTTGATGCCGTTGGAGGCGTCCCAATCGGCGTCGGTGATCTCGAGCAGCGGGCGGCGCGGATAGATCGCGGCGCAGTTGATCAGCGTGTCGACGCGACCGAGCTTGGCCACGATGGCATCGAAGGCGGCATGGCATCGCGGGCCGATCTGGATGTCGCACGTCGCGGTGGCGACAGGCAGGCCCTTGGCCCTTGCCGGATCGAGCGCGCTCTCCGCCGCTTCCTGGTTGATGTCGATGATGCCGATCTTGGCCGCCCCGGCCTCGACAGCCATCTTGACCAGGAGGGCGCCGAGGCCGGCGCCGCCGCCAACGATCAGAACGGAAAGATCCTTCATTCCACTATCCCTTACTTGGTGCCGCTCGGCGAGGTCGGCCATGTC
This region of Mesorhizobium sp. M2A.F.Ca.ET.046.03.2.1 genomic DNA includes:
- a CDS encoding aldehyde dehydrogenase family protein, with amino-acid sequence MLNGRNFVAGEWRDGADWVEDLNPSDVTDIVGRFAQARPSDIHDAVAAAQGAQREWAAAGLEARAAVLDAIGRELMARSKELGELLSREEGKTLPEGIGEVYRAGQFFTYFAAEALRNLGASTDSVRAGVDVLIEREPLGVVAIISPWNFPVATASWKIAPALAFGNAVVWKPASITPASAWALTEIISRQAIPEGLFNLVMGSGSTIGRELAANADIQGLSFTGSGAVGSGIAALAAARFVKLQLEMGSKNPFVIMDDADLDRAVDLAVNGAFGGTGQKCTASSRLIVQRPIHDAFVEKLLAKTRALKVGHALEAGVQMGPVVSAEQLSANLDYVTLGISEGAELATGGEALDLAHNGHYMAPAVFLNGRSRMRINQEEMFAPITCVMTADDLDEAIFLANDTPYGLTAGIATRSLARATKFRHASRSGCVMVNLATAGTDYHVPFGGVRASSYGPREQGRSAVEFYTQVKTSYIHAGAGE
- a CDS encoding membrane dipeptidase, whose product is MTGDAPQVLIDGLQYCNWSREIFQEMRRGGLTAVHATVGYHEGFRETVRHLVDWRTRFRDNEDLILLARDAGDIERARASNRTAIFLGLQNPMPIEDDIGLMEMLFDLGIRFMQLTYNNQSLLGCGWMEKEDSGVTRMGREAIAEMNRLGMIIDLSHAGERTTLEAIALSERPVVISHANPRWLRDSNRSVSKEVLQALREREGLLGLSLYSLHLPNGSDTTLDQFGKMAGEAAEIMGAEHLGIGSDLCQDQPDSILRWMREGRWTREVQAAASFPTQPSWFGSNLDFPGLSQGLLAAGFDETGTSFVLGGAWNRFIRDSLPSAG
- a CDS encoding NAD(P)-dependent oxidoreductase, which encodes MPHYERILITGAAGRLGSQLRKGLVPLARTIRLAGREPFGDLAPHEEEAVFDLADMEATIAATKDCDAIVHFGGAPLECEWQTILDSSIRGSYHIYEGARKHGVKRVIYASSVHAIGYHEIEAHISVDAPVRPDSLYGVSKNFVESLSRLYWDKFGIETVCLRIFSSFPEPADRRMLWSYLSFADCVRLVEASLTAPRVGHTISFGISDNKLKMVDNSGAGHLGFIPQDSAEPYRAAVEAKTPIPDPKRPSVKYLGGWFCELGHPDDKPAE
- a CDS encoding hydantoinase B/oxoprolinase family protein; translation: MSDISAIRMQVMWNRLISVVEEQALTLLRTAFSTSVREAGDLSAGVFDPRGQMLAQAVTGTPGHVNTMAEAVLHFMHAIPRDQMFEGDTYVTNDPWLGTGHLHDITMVSPSFLNGELVAFFACTAHVVDVGGRGFGADGKSVYEEGIQIPIMKFAEKGKVNLDVVRILRANVREPNQVVGDFYSLAACNEVGHRRLVDMMKETGLASLDGLRDFIFSRTREAMLERIKALPKGSWSNELVTDGYDAPVKLSATVSVRDDNVEVDFTGSDPMSRWGINCPIIYSKAYACYALKCVVAPDIPNNAASLAFFTVSSPINILNAVRPAPVALRHIFGHMVPDLVLGAFSKALPGKILAEGAGALWNIHISVRPVAGGSGRRAEVLMFNSGGMGARPELDGLSATAFPSGVHTMPIEATEHTGPIVIWRKELRPDSGGDGEFRGGLGQVIEIEATEGHEFDFSAMFDRVNHPAQGREGGKPGVAGVVKLDNGTKMRPKGWQHVPAGRRLILELPGGGGYGDPARRSVAARANDRSKGYITENDQ
- a CDS encoding hydantoinase/oxoprolinase family protein, producing the protein MTSRADDIRLGADIGGTFTDIALDVRGEMFSTKVLTNYAAPEQAILDGIDMVIRDAGISAAEIGIIIHGTTLATNALIERRGAKTALVTTEGFRDVIEMRTENRFEQYDLNLQLPTPLIPREHRFTVKGRIGAEGQELQPLDEATLESIADRIAAGNFGSVAIGFIHAYANPDHERRAREILSRKLTIPISISAEVSPQMREFERFNTVSANAYVRPQMADYLARLQTRLKDMGAECPVFMIHSGGGLISVETASEFPVRLVESGPAGGAIFAADIARRFGLEKVVSYDMGGTTAKICLIEDFAPRTARTFEVARTYRFSKGSGMPISIPVIEMIEIGAGGGSIAWVDAMGRIQTGPESAGSEPGPACYGRGGKRPAITDADLVLGKLDPDNFAGGAIKLDTAASERAILRDVGERLSLNALATAFGICEVVDENMANAARVHAVENGKNISDNLMIAFGGAAPLHAARLCEKLGIDQCIVPRGAGVGSAIGFLKAPFGYEALASRLTRLSRFKPAEVNALLADLKASAEGFVRSGASGRIVCEITAFMRYAGQGWEIPVPLVDEPFGEDAVAKLKDLFETSYQRFFGRAIEGLDGLEIEIVTWSVKATDVRPAVTRHELTTGRKKSEPITTRAVFEPATGAPQTYGIVERDKLCVGDRLAGPAVIVERETSTVVTTSFDAVIQSDGAILLTRKGSQS
- a CDS encoding LysR substrate-binding domain-containing protein, which codes for MSGKLRLPSLNALRVFHAVAQHKSFRQAADELLVTPQAVGQQIKLLEDTLQVTLFERKGRSIELTESAILLSHYVKAGFEEFSEGVRRVTKSNHRDRINLNASPYFATHYLLPRLSLFREILPGADLRLTTMVDLPDFGRDDIDMAVQWGYGNWPDYEVTLLVPDPKIICCTPAIGEKIKSPQDLTKFTLLDTVKSKRLWPDILRHLGVALTDGDRSVSFDDAATMRRATLQGIGVGLVSVIDAEEDFRSGALVAPIGREAIADMRPEEVPGFYLVVPRGHLRVKPVAALHRWLAQQDWRSDLKVSLPKPTPLSD
- a CDS encoding SDR family oxidoreductase; this translates as MKDLSVLIVGGGAGLGALLVKMAVEAGAAKIGIIDINQEAAESALDPARAKGLPVATATCDIQIGPRCHAAFDAIVAKLGRVDTLINCAAIYPRRPLLEITDADWDASNGINIKGTYHMMVAAVRHMQTQEPKAEVRGRIVNLTSVDAFKAHPQNAHYAATKAAVVSLTRSFAHHVAKDGILVNSVAPAGMATEKAKALGFLEELAKASPLGRGAEPTEIAEWVLMTGGPKNTYMTGENVIVSGGYIYA